The following coding sequences are from one Primulina eburnea isolate SZY01 chromosome 15, ASM2296580v1, whole genome shotgun sequence window:
- the LOC140813905 gene encoding 2-oxoglutarate-dependent dioxygenase 19-like encodes MAPTVPLVRDLSIKDLANSSDIKTIPSQFNFVTDPKGLISESLPIVDFSLLVSDNADQRSQALSDLGKACEEWGFFVLINHGIPETLMKAIIETSSEFFDLPMDERRRYEAKSASDPIKAGAGTANGSDHKVFLWRDFMKSYVHPHFHCPDKPQHLRDIVSEYSEKCRWVVRKLLQGISENLELEPGSMDEALNLDSCFQLYATNFYPQCPQPDQAIGIPPHTDPGLLTFLIHNGVAGLQIEHNGEWFHTNSPENSILVNTADHLEIFSNGRYKSVKHRAIVNTEKVRVSVVVANGPAPDVLVSPCVDLVQRDGRALYGSMKFIEYVETQLSNRYDGKSNLECIKIQGSQD; translated from the exons ATGGCGCCGACAGTTCCTCTTGTTCGTGATTTGTCCATCAAAGACCTGGCCAATTCATCAGATATCAAAACAATCCCTTCTCAATTCAATTTTGTTACTGATCCCAAAGGCTTGATTTCGGAATCGCTCCCAATCGTCGATTTttccctgctggtctctgataaTGCTGATCAACGGTCCCAAGCCCTCTCAGATCTTGGCAAAGCTTGTGAAGAATGGGGATTCTTTGTG TTGATAAATCATGGGATCCCAGAAACTCTGATGAAGGCAATAATCGAAACGAGTTCTGAGTTTTTCGACTTACCGATGGATGAGAGGCGGCGATATGAGGCCAAAAGTGCGTCGGATCCTATAAAAGCCGGTGCCGGCACTGCCAATGGTTCAGACCACAAGGTTTTCTTGTGGAGGGATTTCATGAAATCCTACGTTCATCCTCATTTTCACTGTCCAGATAAACCTCAACACCTACG GGACATCGTATCCGAGTATTCCGAAAAATGTCGATGGGTTGTGAGAAAACTTCTCCAGGGAATTTCTGAAAACCTGGAATTGGAACCAGGATCCATGGATGAAGCTCTGAACCTGGATTCTTGCTTTCAATTGTATGCTACAAATTTTTACCCGCAGTGCCCGCAGCCTGATCAAGCGATCGGGATCCCTCCGCATACTGATCCTGGCCTTTTGACATTTTTGATCCACAATGGAGTTGCTGGCCTTCAAATAGAGCATAATGGAGAGTGGTTCCATACCAATTCTCCAGAAAATTCTATATTGGTTAATACCGCAGATCATCTTGAG ATATTTAGCAATGGACGATACAAAAGTGTGAAGCATCGAGCTATAGTGAACACCGAGAAGGTCAGGGTTTCTGTGGTCGTGGCAAATGGTCCAGCACCAGATGTACTTGTGAGCCCATGTGTGGACTTGGTGCAGCGCGATGGCCGTGCTTTGTATGGTTCGATGAAATTCATAGAATACGTCGAGACACAATTAAGCAATCGATACGACGGCAAATCAAACTTGGAATGTATCAAGATCCAAGGCAGCCAAGActag
- the LOC140814516 gene encoding bifunctional riboflavin biosynthesis protein RIBA 1, chloroplastic-like: protein MASIGFSYSSTPVSRSRVLKNFGLFNGLHHENIRSMNGLESLNQWSGKVGFSIKASGKIKSIFFSEEDGADSHSNSSNDAKNDVTINGLAGIKVQSDSVVLGALAADMVPTNSGFPVDNGEFDLDLPTPGFSSISEAIEDIREGKMVVVVDDEDRENEGDLIMAASKVTPEAMAFFVRHGTGIVCVSMKEQDLERLQLPLMVIDKANEEKLSTAFTVSVDAKHGTSTGVSARDRATTVKALSSKDSKPEDFNRPGHIFPLKYREGGVLKRAGHTEAAVDLSMLAGLDSAGVLCEIVDDDGSMARLPKLRQFAEQENLKLISIADLIRYRRKRDRLVEPASAAGIPTTWGPFTAYCYRSILDGMEHIAMVKGDIGDGQDILVRVHSECLTGDIFGSARCDCGNQLGLAMQQIEAAGRGVLVYLRGHEGRGIGLGHKLRAYNLQDAGSDTVEANEELGLPVDSREYGIGAQILRDLGVRTMNLMTNNPTKYSGLKGYGLAVSGRVPLYTTITKENKRYMETKRDKMGHVYGLDTNGYPSLITKNKPPSAGVPVAPESP, encoded by the exons ATGGCATCCATTGGTTTTTCTTATTCATCGACCCCAGTTTCTCGCTCTCG AGTCTTGAAAAATTTCGGACTGTTCAATGGTCTCCACCATGAAAATATCCGTTCTATGAATGGTTTAGAGTCCTTAAATCAATGGAGTGGAAAAGTAGGTTTCAGCATCAAGGCTAGTGGGAAAATTAAATCCATTTTCTTTTCCGAAGAAGATGGTGCGGATTCTCATTCCAATAGCTCTAATGATGCAAAAAATGATGTCACAATTAATGGATTGGCTGGCATTAAGGTGCAATCTGATTCTGTAGTATTAGGAGCACTTGCCGCCGATATGGTACCAACCAATAGTGGCTTTCCTGTTGATAATGGTGAATTTGATTTGGACTTGCCAACACCAGGTTTCTCATCTATTTCTGAGGCCATTGAAGATATCCGTGAAGGAAAG ATGGTTGTAGTTGTTGATGATGAAGATAGAGAAAACGAAGGAGATCTGATAATGGCGGCTTCAAAAGTAACCCCCGAGGCTATGGCTTTTTTTGTGAGGCATGGTACTGGAATAGTATGTGTAAGCATGAAAGAGCAGGACTTAGAGAGATTGCAGCTTCCTTTGATGGTTATTGATAAAGCAAATGAGGAGAAACTTAGTACTGCATTCACTGTTTCAGTG GATGCAAAACATGGTACCTCTACGGGTGTCTCGGCACGTGATAGGGCGACAACAGTTAAGGCTCTTTCATCAAAAGATTCAAAGCCTGAGGATTTCAACCGCCCAGGACACATATTTCCACTAAAGTACCGAGAGGGAGGTGTTCTAAAACGAGCTGGGCACACGGAAGCTGCTGTTGATCTTTCCATGTTAGCTGGTTTAGATTCTGCTGGAGTTTTATGTGAGATTGTTGATGATGATGGTTCCATGGCAAGGTTACCAAAGCTTCGGCAATTTGCAGAACAAGAAAACTTGAAGCTTATATCTATTGCTGACTTGATAAG ATATAGGAGAAAGAGGGACAGATTGGTGGAACCTGCATCTGCTGCTGGTATACCAACTACTTGGGGTCCGTTCACAGCTTATTGCTACAGATCAATTTTGGACGGGATGGAACATATTGCAATGGTCAAG GGTGATATTGGCGACGGACAAGATATTCTTGTGAGAGTGCACTCGGAATGTTTGACTGGAGACATATTTGGATCAGCCAGATGTGACTGCGGAAACCAGCTGGGGCTTGCAATGCAACAGATTGAAGCTGCTGGCAGGGGAGTCTTGGTTTACCTCCGTGGTCATGAGGGGAGGGGAATTGGTCTTGGCCACAAACTTCGTGCTTACAACTTGCAAGATGCGGGAAGTGACACCGTTGAAGCTAATGAAGAGTTGGGCTTGCCTGTCGATTCAAGAGAGTATGGGATTGGTGCACAG ATACTTAGGGATCTTGGTGTTAGAACAATGAATTTGATGACAAACAATCCTACAAAGTACTCTGGGCTCAAAGGCTACGGTTTAGCAGTTTCGGGCAGGGTTCCACTTTATACCACCATCACTAAGGAGAACAAACGATACATGGAGACAAAACGGGACAAAATGGGCCATGTTTACGGGCTCGATACAAATGGCTATCCATCCCTCATCACCAAGAACAAGCCACCAAGTGCAGGGGTTCCGGTTGCACCCGAGTCGCCTTGA
- the LOC140814054 gene encoding RING-H2 finger protein ATL54-like has product MAFRHRKLLNESDSDTSCQIKFCDPKINPNGLCPPNCMYVCPGCCRTPIMDTPTPPLSLPGDHEPHDDQPHKPSTISSFLTVSLAILATSFLFFACYIFYKIFLTWYNSRRPWRSRSARIDDEESGREEFLDVDHGPVVDHPIWYIRTVGLDPSVISSIAIVKYEKGGGIIEGTNCSVCLSEFQENECLRLLPKCNHAFHIPCIDTWLREHTNCPMCRARIASNPAPIPSSENVIVPPNSGRVEEANDQAGASGAENEDSDLRVRIEEENEPQARIGLKMKEIYRVEENGIQPTRRSVSMDSLSASVIRKAIANASSAQSDETSGLETKETNGGIVEKSAGIHRNLLRLVGSSSSSRPSRIGTSSMKRSVSCSARVLLSRHSGKSWNSSSKSTNIREFFTPPTFDNV; this is encoded by the coding sequence ATGGCTTTTCGCCATAGAAAACTGCTGAATGAATCGGATTCCGATACAAGCTGCCAAATAAAGTTTTGTGACCCCAAGATAAACCCCAATGGATTATGTCCACCCAACTGTATGTATGTATGCCCTGGTTGTTGCAGAACTCCGATCATGGACACCCCAACACCGCCGCTGTCGCTGCCGGGGGATCACGAACCCCATGATGACCAACCGCACAAACCTTCTACTATTTCCAGTTTTCTCACCGTATCCTTAGCCATTTTGGCCACATCTTTCCTTTTCTTTGCTTGTTACATATTCTACAAGATCTTTTTGACTTGGTATAACTCAAGGAGGCCATGGCGGTCTCGATCAGCCAGGATTGACGATGAAGAGTCGGGCCGGGAAGAGTTTCTTGATGTGGATCACGGGCCGGTCGTCGACCATCCGATCTGGTACATAAGGACTGTTGGTCTTGATCCATCTGTGATCAGTTCGATTGCGATAGTCAAGTATGAGAAAGGTGGGGGTATTATAGAAGGAACAAATTGCTCTGTTTGTTTGAGTGAGTTTCAAGAAAATGAGTGCCTTAGGTTGCTGCCTAAATGCAATCATGCTTTCCATATTCCTTGCATCGACACTTGGCTCAGAGAACACACGAATTGCCCGATGTGTCGGGCCCGAATAGCGAGCAACCCAGCGCCTATTCCGTCATCAGAGAATGTGATCGTTCCTCCGAATTCAGGCAGGGTGGAGGAAGCTAATGATCAGGCTGGAGCTTCTGGTGCAGAGAATGAGGATTCGGACTTGAGAGTTAGGATTGAGGAAGAAAACGAACCCCAGGCTCGAATCGGACTAAAGATGAAAGAAATTTACAGAGTAGAAGAGAATGGGATTCAACCAACGAGAAGATCAGTTTCAATGGATTCTTTATCGGCATCAGTTATCAGAAAAGCCATCGCCAACGCTTCTTCAGCTCAATCTGATGAAACTTCCGGTCTCGAAACGAAAGAAACAAATGGTGGGATTGTTGAAAAAAGTGCTGGGATCCATCGAAACTTGTTGAGATTAGTTGGAAGCTCCTCATCATCGAGACCTTCGCGAATAGGGACTTCTTCTATGAAAAGATCAGTTTCATGCAGTGCAAGAGTATTGCTTTCGAGACACAGTGGCAAGAGCTGGAACTCCAGCTCGAAATCTACCAACATCAGAGAGTTTTTCACCCCACCAACTTTTGATAATGTCTAA
- the LOC140814003 gene encoding 2-oxoglutarate-dependent dioxygenase 19-like, which produces MAPTVPSVNDLCVKDLAQSPDLKSIPSQFTFINDSKGSNSDSLPVVDFSMLVSDNADQRSIALLDIRKACEDWGFFVLINHGIPESLMKAIIDASLEFFDLPEEEKRRYEAKSASDPIKAGSGTANTANNKILLWRDFMKSYVHPNFYCPEKPQHLRYVVSEYSEKSRWVLRKLLQGICENLELEAGSMDEAMNLDSCFQLYAANFYPPCPQPDLAIGIPPHTDHGLLTFLIHNGVAGLQIEHNGEWFHTNSPKNSILVNTADHLEIFSNGRYKSVKHRAVVNTEATRISVVLANGPAPDVVVSPSEELVKRDGRALYGPMKYIEYVETMLSNQYGGKGNLECLKIQADYHE; this is translated from the exons ATGGCACCCACGGTTCCTTCTGTTAATGATTTGTGCGTGAAAGACCTTGCCCAATCTCCCGACCTGAAATCTATTCCTTCCCAGTTCACTTTCATCAATGATTCGAAAGGCTCGAATTCGGATTCGCTCCCGGTTGTCGATTTTTCCATGCTCGTCTCGGATAATGCTGATCAACGGTCCATTGCCCTCTTGGATATTCGCAAAGCCTGTGAGGATTGGGGATTCTTCGTG CTGATAAATCATGGGATCCCAGAATCACTGATGAAGGCCATAATCGACGCAAGTTTGGAGTTTTTCGACTTGCCGGAGGAGGAAAAGCGGCGGTACGAGGCTAAGAGTGCGTCGGATCCCATAAAAGCCGGCAGTGGCACTGCCAACACTGCAAACAACAAGATTCTCTTGTGGAGGGATTTCATGAAATCCTATGTTCATCCTAACTTTTACTGTCCAGAGAAACCGCAGCATCTAAG GTACGTTGTATCCGAATATTCAGAAAAAAGCCGATGGGTTCTGAGAAAACTCCTGCAGGGAATTTGTGAGAACTTGGAATTGGAAGCAGGATCCATGGATGAAGCTATGAACCTGGATTCTTGCTTTCAGTTGTACGCTGCAAACTTCTACCCGCCATGCCCTCAGCCTGATCTCGCAATCGGGATCCCTCCACACACGGATCACGGTCTTCTAACATTCCTCATTCACAATGGAGTTGCTGGCCTTCAAATAGAGCACAACGGGGAGTGGTTCCACACCAACTCTCCCAAAAATTCTATTTTGGTGAACACCGCAGATCATCTCGag ATATTTAGTAACGGGAGATACAAAAGTGTAAAGCATAGGGCCGTGGTGAACACTGAGGCGACCAGGATTTCAGTGGTCCTGGCGAATGGTCCAGCACCGGATGTGGTTGTGAGCCCGTCGGAGGAATTGGTGAAACGTGACGGTCGCGCCTTATATGGTCCGATGAAATACATAGAATATGTGGAGACAATGCTTAGCAATCAATATGGTGGCAAAGGAAACTTGGAATGCTTGAAGATCCAAGCTGATTACCATGAATAG
- the LOC140815387 gene encoding long chain base biosynthesis protein 1-like: MDTMLAAFESMAKSFSDWVTLVLDAPSTRAVVFGVPIGGHLFVEGLLLVVILFLVSQKSYKPPKRPLTKKEIDELCDEWVPESLIPSITKEMKYEPPVLESAAGTHTVINGKEVVNFTSANYLGFLGHEKLQESCTNALEKYGVGSCGPRGFYGTIDVHLDCEARIAKFLGTTDSILYSYGLSTMFSTIPAFCKKGDIVVVDEGVHWGIQNGLHLSRSTIIFFKHNDTKSLQSILEKVTHENKRAEKLRRYIVVEAIYQNSGQIAPLDEIIKLKEKYRFRVILDESNSIGVLGSSGRGLTEHFRLPVEKVDIITAVMGHALASEGGFCTGSARVIDHQRLSSSGYVFSASLPPYLASAAITAIDILEESPNLLTKLKENVAILHKGVSEIQGLETTSDPRSPIVFLRLKKSAGSLKADLQVLQDICDHLLKDYSIFVATSKRSTVDKCKLPAGIRLYVSAAHTESDLRNACKSLKKVADFVLAEE, translated from the exons ATGGATACAATGTTGGCGGCATTTGAAAGTATGGCGAAGTCATTTTCAGATTGGGTGACATTGGTTCTTGATGCACCTTCTACTCGAGCTGTTGTCTTTGGAGTTCCAATTGGAG GCCATCTGTTTGTGGAGGGTCTTCTCTTGGTTGTAATTCTCTTTCTTGTATCCCAAAAAAGTTATAAGCCACCTAAAAGACCATTGACGAAGAAG GAAATAGATGAGTTATGTGATGAATGGGTCCCGGAATCCCTCATTCCTTCTATTACTAAAGAGATGAAGTATGAACCCCCGGTATTGGAAAG TGCTGCTGGAACACATACTGTAATCAATGGTAAAGAAGTTGTGAATTTCACATCAGCGAATTACCTTGGCTTTTTAGGGCATGAAAAGCTACAA GAGTCATGTACCAATGCGCTGGAAAAATACGGTGTTGGTTCTTGTGGTCCACGTGGATTTTATGGGACAATTG ATGTTCACCTTGATTGTGAGGCCAGAATAGCAAAGTTTCTTGGAACCACTGACTCTATACTTTATTCCTATGGGCTTTCCACAATGTTTAGTACGATTCCAGCATTTTGTAAGAAGGGTGATATTGTCGTCGT TGATGAGGGAGTCCACTGGGGGATACAAAATGGCCTTCACCTCTCTAGAAgtacaataatttttttcaaacaCAATGATACGAAGTCCTTACAGAGTATTTTGGAGAAGGTTACCCATGAAAACAAACGAGCGGAGAAGCTTAGGCGCTATATCGTTGTAGAAGCAATATATCAG AATTCTGGTCAAATCGCTCCATTGGATGAAATCATCAAACTGAAGGAGAAATATAGATTCCGTGTAATCCTTGATGAAAGCAATTCTATTGGTGTTCTTGGAAGTTCTGGTAGAGGCCTAACCGAACATTTCCGACTTCCG gtTGAGAAGGTAGATATTATTACTGCTGTAATGGGGCATGCATTGGCCAGTGAAGGAGGATTTTGTACTGGGAGTGCCCGAGTTATCGATCATCAG CGTCTCAGTAGTTCTGGTTATGTATTTTCTGCATCCTTGCCTCCTTATCTGGCAAGTGCTGCAATTACTGCCATCGATATCTTGGAAGAAAGTCCAAATCTTCTCACGAAATTGAAGGAAAATGTAGCTATTTTACATAAAG GTGTGTCAGAGATACAAGGACTTGAAACAACAAGTGATCCACGATCACCCATAGTTTTTCTCAGGCTCAAAAAGTCGGCAGGATCCTTGAAGGCAGATCTACAAGTGCTTCAAGATATTTGTGATCAT TTATTGAAGGACTACTCCATTTTTGTGGCAACTTCGAAACGATCCACGGTTGACAAATGCAAATTACCTGCTGGAATTAGGCTGTATGTGTCTGCTGCTCATACGGAATCCGATCTAAGAAATGCATGCAAATCATTGAAGAAAGTTGCTGATTTTGTATTGGCGGAAGAATGA